The following are encoded in a window of Thunnus albacares chromosome 9, fThuAlb1.1, whole genome shotgun sequence genomic DNA:
- the lrrc40 gene encoding leucine-rich repeat-containing protein 40 yields MSRFKRADKVDSLAGFRAEKIEPTIPHGLLKAARKSGQLNLSGRGLTEVPQNVYRLNVDTPEEAKQNVSFGASDRWWEQTDLTKLLLSSNQLTQLSDDIRLLPGLSTLDLHDNQLSSLPSALGELQELQQLRLSHNQLRSLPVEVYTLKNLRSLTLQQNLLESLPEELGQLENLTELDLSNNQLTSLPSTLGRLTCLQKLHLCHNKLSCLPDSLTQLTNVKLLDCSNNQLTDIPASLSGMLALEQLYLRHNKLRLLPQLPAPALKELYVGNNQIEQLETEQLASLTVISLLELRDNKIKTLPDQITLLSTLTRLDLTNNDITTLPASLSLLPNLKMLLLEGNPLRGIRRDLLTKGTNELLKYLKGRIKEEPERADEGPTAMTLPSQARVNVHNIKTLKSLMYSEKQADNIPDELFDAAVDQAITTVNFSKNQLTSIPTRLVEFQSSLSDINLGFNKLTCCPPDICKLLQLTHIDLRNNQLNDLPSEMRNLTKLRSIILNYNRFKSFPEVLYQIVSLDTVLLGNNQVGALDPSRLMKLVHLSTLDLSNNDLLNIPPELGLCVSLRCLSLEGNPFRTPRAAIVAKGTDAVLEYLRGRIPTSAPLP; encoded by the exons ATGTCTCGTTTCAAAAGAGCGGATAAGGTGGACTCTCTGGCGGGCTTCAGGGCGGAAAAGATCGAACCCACCATTCCTCACGGACTGCTGAAGGCAGCCCGGAAAAGTGGCCAGCTCAACCTGTCCGGCCGAGGGCTGACAGAAG TCCCTCAGAACGTGTATCGTCTAAACGTCGACACACCAGAGGAAGCCAAGCAGAATGTGTCCTTTGGAGCGTCAGATCGCTGGTGGGAACAGACTGACCTCACCAAACTGCTGCTGTCATCCAATCAGCTGACACAACTGTCTGATGACATCAGACTATTGCCTGGACTCTCTACACTGGAT CTCCATGACAACCAACTCAGCAGTTTACCCAGTGCTTTGGGAGAACTGCAGGAACTCCAGCAACTGCGActcag TCATAACCAGCTGAGATCACTGCCAGTGGAGGTGTATACTCTGAAGAACCTCCGTAGCCTCACACTCCAGCAGAATCTGCTGGAGAGCCTGCCAGAAGAACTAGGCCAGCTGGAGAACCTGACTGAGCTG GACCTGTCCAACAACCAACTGACAAGTCTGCCCTCCACCCTGGGCCGGCTAACCTGTCTGCAGAAACTGCACCTGTGTCACAACAAGCTCAGCTGTCTGCCTGACAGCCTGACCCAGCTCACAA ATGTTAAGCTGTTGGACTGCAGCAATAACCAGCTGACTGACATTCCTGCCAGCCTATCAGGAATGCTTGCTCTGGAGCAGCTGTATCTCAGACACAACAAGCTCCGCCTCCTCCCACAGCTCCCCGCACCCGCACTCAAG gAGTTGTATGTTGGAAACAACCAGATTGAGCAGTTGGAGACGGAGCAGCTGGCCAGCCTGACAGTCATCTCTCTTCTAGAACTCCGAGACAACAAGATCAAAACCCTCCCTGACCAGATCACCTTATTGAGCACGCTCACACGCCTTGACCTCACCAACAATGACATAACGAC tcttCCAGCGTCTCTCAGCCTGCTGCCTAACCTGAAGATGCTACTGTTGGAGGGAAACCCTCTGCGAGGAATCAGGAGAGACCTGCTCACT AAAGGAACCAAcgagcttctgaaatatttaaaaggaAGAATTAAAG AGGAACCTGAGAGAGCAGATGAAGGACCTACAGCCATGACGTTACCCAGCCAGGCCAGGGTCAATGTACATAACATTAAAACTCTCAAGTCATTGATGTACAG tgAGAAGCAGGCAGATAATATTCCAGATGAGCTGTTTGATGCTGCAGTAGATCAAGCTATTACCACTGTTAACTTCAGCAAGAACCAGCTGACCTCCATACCTACCAG ACTGGTGGAGTTCCAGTCCTCACTATCAGATATCAATCTGGGCTTCAACAAACTGACTTGCTGTCCTCCTGACATCTGCAAGTTACTGCAGCTGACACACATTGACCTCAG gaaTAACCAGCTGAATGATTTACCATCTGAAATGAGGAACCTAACTAAACTACGCTCCATAATCCTCAATTACAACAG GTTCAAGTCCTTCCCTGAAGTCCTCTATCAGATAGTTTCCTTGGATACGGTGTTGCTTGGTAACAATCAGGTGGGCGCGTTGGACCCTAGTCGTCTGATGAAGTTGGTTCATCTGTCAACACTGGACCTGTCAAACAATGACTTGCTGAACATACCCCCTGAACTGGGCCTGTGTGTCAGCCTTAG GTGTCTTAGTCTGGAGGGGAATCCTTTCCGCACACCAAGAGCAGCCATTGTTGCTAAAGGAACGGATGCAGTGTTGGAGTACCTCCGTGGCCGCATACCTACATCAGCTCCACTACCATGA